A stretch of DNA from Lotus japonicus ecotype B-129 chromosome 4, LjGifu_v1.2:
CATGAAGTAGTGGTCCTTGTGCTTTGTGTGAATAAGTTGTCTGTCTCACATTGATGAGTGATCGTTGTGTGTGTTTATCAGTGCACTAGTCATCAGAATGTTTGCTTTCAAATGATCTGTAATGGACTTAATTAAAGCACAGTTGAAACCTTTTGCTTGCTATCTAATATCTATCATTAGTCTGCTAATTCATAGTATACTGAATCTTGATTAGCTGAGTTTTAAAACTTTCAAAAGTTTACTAATAAGGATGGCATGCCCTTTACGCAAATAAACatgataaaatatatattttgactGGATTGACACAATTGAAACTGGAATAGATTTTAACTTGAATTATTAACTGATCACTATTTGATAATTGGTAGTTAAAAGGTGAATGGAGAGTATTCTTGTTTCGTTGGGGAGTGAAGATTCAATTCTAATGCTCTTGCCAAATTTGATTCATACTTTTCTGGAAAATGAACTGTATGTGCCTTTTAGACATTGCTTATTAAAATGTATAACTTAAGAGCGAGAATCTGAGACAAATATATGCTCATCTTTTGTACTTTAAGATTtagttagagcatctccaatgggggTTGCTTAAATTCAGTTGGCAACTTAAGCAACGTTGTTTATTTTGGAGCACCACTGGAGCAACATATTggcagttgggttgcttaaatttaagcaacgattgcttatttaagcaacggttgcttattttctctcttcttactttttgactaaaaaatcatattttctttcattcatgtacttgtatagtgtcattaccttgaaataatataaatataagaggtataatgggacccaactaaaagtaaactaagtaaccgtggttggagcgaattctgcttgggttgcttaaatcctataTGTCAGTCTGGACCCACCGAAATAGTTTTTAAGCAACTCAACTTGCAActatgcattggagatgctcttatgaAACTATATAACTGTGAGTGGGTTTTGGGGAGTTTCAGGTTTTGGAGGAGGTGGTGTGCGCGGTTAAGGGGTttgatagtggtggtggtggtgctgggTGGGGGTTTCAGTGTGTGTTGGGTGGGAgccggaggaggaggaagaagatgaaggggaAATTTTTGGGTTTAGAAAGAGAGAATGACTaaatttgatggaagaaattttTGAGGGACCAAAACAGATATACAAATTTCATGTGGAAGCCTTTGTGTACTGATGACTAGATAAAAAGTTTGTCACATAAGCACATCATAAGGACTATTTTAAATCAAACAAATTTTCATGGACCAAAAAAGAGGAATTTTTTTTCAGGGATCATTTTAGATAATGTATTACTATGTATAAGTCACAttccaaaaatatatttaatcctATTAAATATAAATGAATGAATAAAAGGAGGGTTGTGGAACAGAGTTTCCTGGAGTTTGctgttaaaagaaaaataacagaCTTTCATCTATAATGCCTATCCCATCtgcagataaaaaaaaataacaaaataatgATGCCTGTACCATAATTCACCCTACTGTTAAAACTATCATGATACTCCAAACAAAGCACCTCCTTAGGAGGTGAAAAGAATTTCAAAGGAGATGAAAATGGCAGTGCTCTTCTAAAGGGTACTTTCTCCCACTTTTCTCTTGCAGTAGCCGATTCTGCTATCAGTATAGTGAAAAGCATTGACTTTGGCTCCTTCTTAAGGCATTGAATGAACTACACAACTGTATCCACAGGATAACAACCAAGAACTCGAAGAAATCTTGCAAATTCCTGAAATGGAAAATTTGAGATTAGGATTTGTTTGAAAGCTACCTTTGGAGAGTCCCAAACATGGTTGAAGTCACCGCAGAAAATAGATTAATATaatgaaaacaaaatattaAGCTTGAGTTGATGAGACAATGTGCTAACCTGCAACTGGCCTAAAGCATATTGTGCACGAGGTTCTGCCATAGAAGCTTCAAAATCAATGTAGAAAAGGTAGTCAAAGTACCTGCCACCAGAAAAACTTCAAGCCTAAACCATAGTTTCATAATGAACTTCCATGTATAATACCAGAATCATTAGACCATAACCATGAAGCGAATCTAGTCCCCTGAATTTTTCCTTTCCATTTTTTAATTCAAGATATGGTATGCTTTTTACAGTAGAGCTATATATATGTAGGATAATATAGCAATCTAAATGACTAAAGGGATTTCAACATATCATGAACTTCACCATATACCCTCCCATATTTGATTTAACAAGATTCTTTCCCTTTAGTTGTATAGTCCATCCAGACTCTTGTTTTCTTCATAAATGTTGATTGGATAAAGTATGTAGCACTGATCAATTTGCGTTTTAACTAAAACATCAATTACATACTAAATTCCGCTAATCCAAATCTCAAATAGGGAACTCACTTGGCACTCCCTTCATTTGAATCGTCGACAACCCTTAATGGGCGCTGCTTCTGTGGGCGACTCTCTATCTGAATGCACATGAAAGAAATAAGAGTAATGAATGAGAGTCTTAATCAAATGTTTGATATCAATTAATACAACTCACCTTTGATAAATTAATATTCCTCATAGAAAACACTGCCAAGGCTTTGAATAGTACACCTGGACCTTCTTCTAGACTGAAAACAATGCTAGTCTGAGAGAAAAATCAAGGATTCATTACTCATAAGCAAATTCATAGGAATAGAAGTATAAATAACTATAATTTGTATACCTTATGGGGCTTGTCAGTTCCTGGAATTATAGGATCCCTTGCAAGGACCAAGAAACGAGTAATGTTCTCATCATCATCCTATCAAGATGGCAAAGAATCAGCTCAACTTTAATCTTGACTTGATCAGCgacaacaaacattttttttttgtgttacaGTGACCATGATTTCAAATAACATCTAACAAGGAGAAAGGAATGACTAGTAAGAATTATTTCAAGTGAAGTATAAATTAATGGATAATGCCATCATTGAACATTTTTCTAATAATTTCTGTGGACAAACCACGCTCACATCAGCATGCCTCAGATTCAAGGCATTCTTCAATAATGAATTTTTTCTGTATGTTAAAGTACAGCTCACAAGCATATCTCTGCCAGTTTACAGTCAGCACTGGCGCTTTTATACTAGACAAACAAGGAAACTTTCCCATCACGCATTGTACATACATctcaaaaatagaaaatttcaAGCAGACAACTGATTGGCACAAACACGGACTAGGGCTTCCTGTTCATGAACAGTTGAACACCTCAGTCttccaaaactaatataaaCTTCCATAGCAACAAAAAGGGGTAGGGGGAATTTACAATGTAAATGCTATCATAAAGTGACATACTGAATTATCAAATTCATTTTGAAAAAACTATTAACTAGGTTAAAGAAAACCAAATGTCTTATCCATTTCTAGATGTGAAATGATGATTATAATACACTTTAAAAGATTAGCTCAAACATTGAGAAGAATATTAAATAAACATTTTCCAATTACTTGGATGAGGCATCAACTCCTATCCCTTAGTGAAAATGACATCCAATCACATATTGAATGCATTAAAACCCATATTGGGATAAAAGGAAAGCATAACCTATGGTAATATACTTTAGTAGCTTAATCCTCCAAAGCATGTAAATGAAGTCCTACCTGAATTCTTTCTGCAAGAATGTCAAGGCCATATATATTTGCAGCTCGGAAACTTGCAATAGCTCCTGTGTCTCTTGCACGATTTGAGGCCACTGTCTGTCCACAAGATCCTAGTAGTTAGGTTAGGACATGCCATTCTATAACCCGATCCATTCTTATATTAAAGAAAGGCCGAAAGGGTAACATAGTGATAGAAAATTTCCTCCATAGCAGGGTTTAGAAAGGGCCAGATCCATTATCGATGCCTACTTTAGACAAAAAGAGAATTCATATATACCTGCGCTGCAGCAGCAGTGTCGTGTGCACTAATTCTGACAGCACCTAAGTCATTAAGCATCACCTCACATTGAGCAAGAGCCTGCATGCAAGAACATTATGATAACATTTTAaagtttttactatttatggCTAGGTATTTTCAACAGGTAAGCTTATTTTAGTTATGCAGTAAACTGTCTCGGAAGTCTTTGCAATCATAAACCAGGTTAAGACTCACAGTTGGCATACTGTAAGCCAGTTTTCTATTGAAAAATATTCAATTACTACATCGCAGAACAGGAAAGATGGTTGATGATATCCAATAAATTGTACTAATTTGAAGTCCCTGCAACTTCAAAGCAAAATCACACATACCAATTCAGTGTTTGAATAGGCAACATAATATATCATCTATATTCACTCTTTACCAAAATggaaaaagtagaaaaaaattatatgcgGTAGCCAACCTGAGGATGACTCACAACACTTTTGAGCTCCTCTTTTCTCACCCCAGGCAATCCTAAGAGGCAGTGGTTAACACGCAACTGCACCTCCCCAACAATGTGCAGCCTATGTCGAAGAAGTAAATCATAATTGCGGTGGATGCTTCCATCAACAGAATTTTCAATGGGCAGAACTGCTTTATCCACTAACCACAATTCAACTGCCTGTAGGGAAGAATATAAATATATCTCTGCAgcagtttcaacttgaaaactAATGAATCAAGTTGGGGCAAGTGGGAGATAAGATAAAACAAGCAATGGAACCTTAAATGCAGTTTCAAAATCATCGCATGGCACGGTCTCACATTCTGGATATGCTTTCAAAGCTGCATCCTCACTGAATGCTCCCGGAAGTCCCTGTACCAGGCAATTGACTAGTTGTTGAAGGTAATAATGTCATagatattttatttgaaaaagaactatCAAGCATCATACCTGATAAGCCACGCGCACCTTTGATCCATCTCTTGGAGAAGAAGAAATATCAATTGCCGTTAGTGGCTCTGCAATGAAATGAATACATAATCATGCTAAAAGTTAGATTAAAATAAGATAGGTGATCAAATCACTTACTTGAAACTGCTAGCATAAAAATATTAAGTTGCATCCATTATTTTAAATTGTCTATCTATATGCATGCACAAGCGTAGGCGTGTGGTTCAAAGTGTATTTTCAATAAGTATGGTACAATCCTACAGATTAAaaccataatttttttaacacaTTTCTCACTTGAAGAAGCATGAACAATGTGATACATAAGATGATTCATAAGTCTTAAttgtattatattattataaaaaaattacaattataaTTAGCCGGCATACTATAGTTTATCGGTAGTGTGGGCATATGGGGATCATTCAACTGCACACATATTGCTCTGTTAGAAATTTTAGAATTCATTATAAATAAAGTCAGGAGTTAGGACTATATAGTGCATGCCCGCACTCAAAAGTCAAGATCATTCTCACTTGACGCCATCATACTGAGTCAAGATTTTGGACAGTGTCACCCTGAGTCCACAATGACAGTGGTTAACCATTTAGAGAATTTACCGTTCTATGGCATATTTAGTCTATCGTCCTTTTAGAAATCTTACAAGCACACATGTCAGTAATCACATCACAAACCTTCTCTCTTTTCAGGTAGTTTTGATATCCAATCATTACATTTAGGGGATTAGGATTTAGGacaaaacaaataaaacaaaagGGGGATATGAGATGTCTTCACACTCTTCTTCTCCTACATATCCCTTTTTCTAAAAGTTCATTTGCCTGTTTTAGATTGTGTGCTTTAGTTAGTCTTGACTATTTTTATTATCTACAAAAATTCAACAAAGAATACATCTAAGAAAAGACTAGGATCATTCAGCAGGAGTATAAAAAGCACAATAAACTCTATAAGAAACATAAAATCCATTAACATAAACATGCAACACTATATCAATAACTCACTAGGAAGCAGGTTCATATCCTTGTGAAACCCCTTTGATTCATTCTGTAAAGGTTCATCAGCAGCTCCAGGAGACTCAACCAATGGGGAAGAACTTGACTTCTCATCTTCAACAGGAGTAATAGCTCGTTGAGCTAAAACACCCAAACAACAACACTCCCATTTGCAGCATTTGTGAAGATCATACCTTAAATTATTTCCAATATGCCCAGAATGAGAACTCACAACACCCAATTGAGGATGAGGTTTGGAAGAAGAACAACCCCATGTAGACACACCCTTGAGAGCCATCATCAGAAAACAGAAAATCAAGCAACCCAATTTGCAGTATGAGGCaacagagagagaaagaggttgAAATTCAAACCCATCAGAGAGAGGGTGGTGGTTGAGAGCACGACATTGTTGAGAAGTGAAGGGGAAGATATAGAGGACCCACAAGTATAATGGTGATTCaacaatgagagagagagagagaatggagAAGACCAAGTAAAAGAGAAACAAGTTTTTGAAGGAAAATCAACTAAACCGAACCAGGGTTGAGACTTTGAGAATTGAGAGAGAAAATTGAAGGAAGAAAAACAGGTAGGTGAGCAAAACTGTGGCTAGCTACTACACGTTTTGTTTTGTGAAAATTGTTGTTGTAagagacacacacacacacacactgtaAGTAACCGACCAGGTTTTTGTATATTTTAATGTTAACGTGGGAGGGTGTAAAAGAGAGAATAGACTACTAACTTGATTTCAAAAATTGAGACACTATTATCAACAAGTATCAACAATTTTGGGTTAATCAAGTCTAAAAttttgtctctctctctctcttcaccaTGGTCCCTCACTCTCCTTCTAGTGGCCTTCACTTGAACAAAAGGGGAAGTGGTTGGGTTTGATTTTGTGTAGACAAGGGTTTAGGTTGATCAAATTGGTTTTactttttttggtaaaaaacAATTATATGGGAAGTGGGGTGAGTGGTTGGACTCCACCTAGATTAGATTTAGATCCGAGAAAtgacaattttatttatttggtgggggaagaagaagaagaatcactGTGGGGAGGAACCCGTGTGGTTGCAAAAATGGAGAACCCGAGCTCGAGCTGGTCTAAGGTGTAGCTCGAGGGTGAGTGGTGGGCTACACCTttaatttttgtagtttttcttAATTAGATTTTTGGGATTAAACCTCAGAAGTGCCACCTTTATTCAATTGGTGggtttgaagaaaaagaaaaacaatgtggAGGAGGAACACTTGGGGTGGTGACAATTGAGAACACGAACTAGTCCATGGTGGAGCTCGAGAGTGAGTGGTTGGACTCCACCTccaatttttgttgttttttgagCCGGGTTTGTGAAATCAGACCCAAAAAATGGCACATTTATTCAATTGGTGGGGGAAAGATAAGAACCATCGTGGAGGAGGTACCACTATGGTGATGACTGATGAGAAGAACCTGAATCCATCCATGGTGGAGCTTGAGGGTCCCTATAGAAAAGACTTCATAAAACGTTGTGTTAATAAGAGGGTCATTTTAGTCATTTAATTGATTTAATCTTTACTGTTCAATATTATAGCATAGTATGTACGGTTAAAACTACTTACGTTAAATACAAGTTTTAAGGACATaagtacattttttttttgtatctaATTACCGGCAAGATTTGAACCCGGGACTTAGGAAATTTTAATTCATCAAGTACCATTTAAGCTATCTATACCAGTGAACATAACTACATTTGACTCTGCgttaagaaataaaataaaaatctaatTTCTATTGGATATTTTATGACCGAAATAAAGTTATAATAAGACACAATTTCAAACGAAATTACAGTAAGCGAATAATTATTTCCATCAGATTGAAAATTATTGATATCACTCTAAGGAACTTCTAAGCACTGATTTTGCACTCCGTTCAAACAAAATCTATCATAGATAATAGTGTAATCATAGGTTATAGGCTTATAGCCAACATATTTGAATTAAAACTCCTATTTCTTGTGAACGAAATTGAACTAGAGGCTGAGAACTTCTTGAGCAATAAGACACATGTGCTGAAAACGAGTTGCGACCAAGTTTAACACCTCGATAGCCAACGATGGCATTAGTGCTCATGGCAACTCAACTTTTAATTTGTGGCAGCTGCATATTGGAAAAATTGACACAATAGCATTACTGCTAAGCTTAAAGTGTTAATAACTCACAATAGGCCAAAAAGGTGTACAAAACAATGTAGGAGCCAATAATGTATTCAGCATTTATGATGCGGCTATACTTGAGTCAAAGTATTtggtgaaaaaaatatttattacattaaatatataaataaaaatcattgAATTCTCAAGTTTTGACTGAGTGATTGAAAAAACATTTAATAGAACACACTAAATACCAACACATATTGACAAGACCCTATAACATGTTGCTGATATTTCCTACTTGTTTCATTTTGGTTTTATTTTGAATCAGCACCCATAATCAAATAACAGTCAAATCCACATTTGAATCCATATGCAAGAAAATAAACGCAATTGTTCTTTCacattcaaaattaaataaaaatacttaTAGTGATGCAACAGTCCAGTTCCCAGAAATAGATCTCTTAGTCTATCTAAGAGTCAAATATATAATCAGCAAGTTCCGGGTTAGTCCAATTTGTCAAATGAAGCAAAGTACTGACCAAAGTCTTGCCAGTACATTTCTCTTGACTTGAAAGCtgaaatgacaaaaaaaatagTGACTCAGCAAGGCACGAAGACAGATAATAGAAAGCATGTTCAAACGAAATTATAGTTTATAAATTGAAATTATTTGGAAAACAAAACATGTCCAAAAACTAAATACTAATTGATAATAAATGGGCATACCTAAAGGAAATCTTGAGTTCATTCAAGCTTCCTTCCTAGTTATCCTGCTCAAACAAAATGTAAGACAGTAAGTATCAAAAGCCACTGTTCTTAACAGAGACAAAAATATTAACCACACAAAAATTACAAGCTATTTCCTGCTTGTCCTAaaaacaaaaagtcaaaacatGATTTGATGTACTAATTTAACCATATAATCTACAATTCTACATACATATAATAGGCTAATAGCATACAAAACAAGTTTTCAATATACCTTAACAGAATAAATTGGAACAGATTAGACTTCAGCAGTGGAAATCAATTATAGGGAGCAACAAATGCCAAATTTTACACCAAGTACACTAATCTAATGCTGGTAATTCACCTGAAGCAATATATTCCCAGGGCATTTGTAATTTCATGAATGACAGACGTTGCGAAATGCATGTAAACCGTCCCTGTGTTCATGGAACAGAATCATCAAGAGAAAGagttaaatataataaattacatATGCACTCCATctctgttgaatatctgttaagatttagtttattattagtagtcttatctcatagagatatagttaagatttgtttatctatttagattagtatctatttaaatagagataatatctatttaGATAGAGataagtttagatagatttagtttgtttttatctctttgttagtctatatattaTAGCCTTTAGTCAagtattatgaatgaattacagaaatatattttcatcaaattcaagttggtatcagagcaagttTCGATCCTACCGCTGTGAGGGGGCTCCTCCCCAGTGAGCCCCCTCACGGGGGCTTTTCCAAATCTCTTTGGAATTAATTTTCCTTATACTTCTCTTCCGCGCTTGTTAACTCTAGCCGTTTTCTTACGGCCTCGTTCTTTCTAAAAAACACTTCCCCTTGTTGCTGGATATTGTTAaatcttaattatatttgttacaagctatgcatatgacatgTATGCTAtagcttgaggggaagtgttGGATATTGCTAAATATCCTAATAGAGACCACAGTCAACCACCGCCGACAATCGTTATCCTTGTTGCTGGTTTGGTGGAGGTTGTATCCAAGAATGAAGCTTCTATGGTGATTGTTTAATAGCAGCGTGTTTTGGAGTATCCAACAATCTGATTCAGATTGTTGCGTTCCTTTGCTTTCCTATTTCTCCATAATCCAGTTTGTGCTAATGTTTTTGGgagaggcagaagcatcaggTTGAATCTAATTGTATTGCTCAGCTGCATTGTTCTCGCTGGTCCTATCTGTGTATCAGCCAGGTTTGGTTTTAAGGATCCTCTGTTTTGACGTGTGTTGTGCCATCTCTCATTGTTGGccaagtttggtttggtttggtttggtttagtttggtttggtttggtttagagTTTTAACTCTGGTTTGACGCTCAGGTTCCGCATTGGTTTTTGAGACTTGAGTTGTTGTTTGCGTCTCATTGTTCGAGATGCTCTTATTATACTCATCTTGGCTgactttatgcaatttggttttgaaggtgacaatgtcaccttcgtttgtttcgtctcgattgtttggttttctagttgtttggttttctggtttagggcttcagctgcgagTTGCGCTGGCCCACTATCTAGTTGAGAGTtattggttttggttttagggcttcagctgcgagctgcgctggcccactctctaatgtttgagagttgtctgtgtcaaatttgacaccattgtttgtcttagaagccatcaatcgatcgacttcaagtatgttttatttctgtgtggttgttgttggtgagttgttgcttcagccttgttttgttttcgggcgtattgttgctggtttttcgCCCTTGTTTGCTGGCTCAGCTACCCTATGACACTCCAGAAgaattggtttttgtcttgcatcaatttcagccagatcaagtatgagaagttgtcttttgccTGCCCATGGATTTAGCAGAAGTTTGAAAGATAATTCAATtgaagtatgagaagttgtcttttgcTGCCATGGATTTACTAGAAGTTTGAACGGTTATTCAATTCAGAGATTTGCCAAGACTGTCATTATTAAGTGATATCTATGaagataattttcttcttgggttcgatttgttacaagcttaaagctaagtaagctttagcttgagggggagtgttgaatatctgttaagatttagtttattattagtagtcttatctcatagagatatagttaagatttgtttatctatttagattagtatctatttaaatagagataatatctatttaGATAGAGataagtttagatagatttagtttgtttttatctctttgttagtctatatattgTAGCCTTTAGTCAagtattatgaatgaattacagaaatatattttcatcaaattcaagtatctcaaacaaaataaaattgaacTTCAAAGTACAGCAGTGGAGTGCACATCAATTTCTCAAGATAAAAAAGTTGTAAGGAGTAGTGTCCTAGTGAGATGAGCGGCTTCACATAACAATAATAATGACTATGATCCATGGACCAGAACCAACATCTGATAGAAAACTAATTTGCAACTAAAGTGAAGTAGTGAATGCTAGCTATTTGTGGTTTCGAGtctttttgatgattttaatGAATGTCGGATCTGTTAAGTTGGTTGACCTTGCCACTTCAGAggttttgagagagaaaaacgACAAGGCATTGTGGCTAACTATCATGGATTTATTTCGGGAAAAGAATGTCTAAATGTTCAATGATCATTAATTCATTTGTGTCTGTAATATGATAAAGTGGCCTCCTTGGCCAAATTATGGTGCTCTATTTTAGAAGGGTTTCTTAGCAAGTCATGTACTGCCAATCTTTGATTAGATACTACTATGGTTTTCTTCTTTATTCAGATTATTGTGTATTTTGGTTTCCTTTAGGAGGATATTTATCCATTTCTATTGTATATTTGTACTTGTTTGTTTCTCTTTCCTAATAAAATTCAGTCTTTtcttgtaaaaaagaaaaagctaGTTGTACCTGTAAATGCACAGTAACCAAGAAGAACTAGTCTCTCATTCACTAAAGGAACCCTGCCAAAAATATATCAATGGATATACATGAGAAGAAACAGGTGAAAGTTGTAAATAACACGAACCACATCTATCATGGAATTCAGAATGCAAAAACACGGTACATACCCATCATTTAGCCTTGATGCAAGCGCATTTGCAATGGCAAATGGGAGATACATGAGGGACTGTATAAGACAAAGAATACTTGCATCAATTATCTTTGTACGATAAAATCTTTAACAAGTAATCACTAGATTACTAGAAAGAAATCCACTAGAATTATTAGTGTTTCTATGGAGCTAACATTTACTTTGTCATTCCATAATTTGATGGACTCGTTATGAATCATGGATCTCTAAATATTAATACTAATCTATTGTTGTACAGTAGAAAATGCATTACTGAACTAGATCATCCACAAATTATAGCAATAATATTCTGTTGAGATTTTATTTTGCAATTTACATGAACTAAATATGAAATGGATAAAAGAATTTATGTGTTAAATGTATTAAGAAAACTAAATCCCACTCATGCAGAATGTTTTCAGCCTTTTCTGATTTAAAAG
This window harbors:
- the LOC130715632 gene encoding arogenate dehydratase/prephenate dehydratase 1, chloroplastic translates to MMALKGVSTWGCSSSKPHPQLGVVSSHSGHIGNNLRYDLHKCCKWECCCLGVLAQRAITPVEDEKSSSSPLVESPGAADEPLQNESKGFHKDMNLLPKPLTAIDISSSPRDGSKVRVAYQGLPGAFSEDAALKAYPECETVPCDDFETAFKAVELWLVDKAVLPIENSVDGSIHRNYDLLLRHRLHIVGEVQLRVNHCLLGLPGVRKEELKSVVSHPQALAQCEVMLNDLGAVRISAHDTAAAAQTVASNRARDTGAIASFRAANIYGLDILAERIQDDDENITRFLVLARDPIIPGTDKPHKTSIVFSLEEGPGVLFKALAVFSMRNINLSKIESRPQKQRPLRVVDDSNEGSAKYFDYLFYIDFEASMAEPRAQYALGQLQEFARFLRVLGCYPVDTVV